The region GTTGCGATTTTGGTTCAAATTGGAAACCAGCTTGTAAAACTGGGGACTGTGATGGAAGACTAGCATGCAATGGACTCATAGGCACTCCCCCAGCAACACTGGTTGAAGTTTCATTTCAAGGAGGAAAACCAAATTTCTATGATGTTAGCCTAGTTGATGGCTACAACATCCCTGTGTCTGTCACTCCCAAGATCACAAACCCCAAATGCCTCATTCAAGGGTGCTTGAAGGATCTCAGAGCCCTGTGCCCTCCTGAACTTGAGGTGCTGAATTCCAAGGGAGAAGTTGTGGGATGCAAAAGTGCTTGTTTGGCCTTTGATGATGACaggttttgttgtaggaatgcCTATGGGACTCCAGGGAAGTGCAAGCCTAGTGTGTACTCAAAGATATTTAAGGATGCTTGTCCTAACTATTTTAGCTATGCTTTTGACTCACCTACCCCATTGGTGAGTTGTGCATCCTCAGAGTATGTGATAACATTTTGTCCTTATGCATGGGGAGGTGCTGGTGAACACAAATCTGAGTAGGAAGTGCTTACACCTCTGTTGTAAGAATTGAAGTTGGTTCTGGAATCAAATGATTTGATTCTGTTTGATAATATGTTGCAATAAAAGTTGTATATTGGTTATTGCATGTTATTGATACCTGAAAAATACCAAGTGCTGCATAGTTTCTAGTTTACTACCATTACTTAATTGTAACtgtttgatatatttgtttatcatGTATTCTTAATTAGTTTAGTTTCATATTGAACAAAAGATGATATGGTAAAGTATGTGattgaataactttttatttctaGTTTATGGTTCTATATTTCTCACTCAAGTGAAATTTTAGTCGCAAGTTTCTTGGTATATAAGTTGAGATAGATAATTCAGCTCAGGTGAAATCACATTATCCGTTTGTATTGTGCAGGTTAATAgtattatgattaatttctCGGAAAGAActacaatataataattactaattttCCTCATCTAAATTGAAGGGTACCTAAATTTTCCTTAATGCTTCCAAAAATCCTAAACAATCTAGGTTTTCAACAACAACCAATccttatataaaaaaacatctaTTCTTAAAACTCACtcataaagaagaagaagaattcaaacttttataaaagaatgACTTATTTGTGAGAACCGAAACCAATCAattcacaaatatttatattattccaATACAAAGAATATACTACAACACTATACTAATTATAATCTTCCATTGAATTGGAGACAGTTTACATAACAGAAGTTTAGGGAcataaattttagaataaaataaaaaataaacatgtaatttctattttaaaaagtttcaaacttttatttacGAAAAATTAccttaaataaaaatcaatgctcttacaaaataagaattaataaaatatatattattcccatatgttaaaataataacttatttcaaatattaatttatttcagtaattttcattttttcacattGTAAATGATTCAAAACAGtgttaacaataatattattattgaattgatatatatatatatatatatatatatatatatatatatatatatatatatatatatatatatatatatatatatatatatatatatatataagataattgAATCTTTGAGCGTCTAGTGTAGAAATAATGgcatttaagtttttttttcttcaatttctaaaCAGAAGTCTTCTTCGTCTTCGTCTTCgtcttctttttatattttaaaaaattacaagaagaAAAACATAGTAGGAATTATTGACTTAAAAGACCCAAAAGCCATTTTATTTTCCATCAAGTAATTGAACTCTAACAAAAACTTCATCAAACTATCTTTCAGTGgtaactatttttgtttttatcaatgcaatgttaacaataatattattgaatatatatatatatatatatatatatatatatatataaataatataatataatataaaatattaagataatgAAATCTTTGGGTGTTTTGTGTAGAAATAATGGCATTATTAagtttttacttttcttataaatttcTAGACAGaagtcttcttcttcttcttatattttcaaaaagaatGAGAACAAAACATTGTAGAAAATTTTGACTTAAAAGACCCAAAAGTATTTTTTCCcatcaaataattgaaaatctGTTGAACTACTTACACACATGCTTTatagaattttaatataatagtgcatataataaaattgtattctaatgaatttaaaataaaataaattttaaaaaattattatgagtaaggaataaaaattaaaagcctgaattaataatttttatctttaaggggaataaataatataatttagttttattagagGAAAAATATTGGCCACAATAAAAGTggttagtttttaaaaataaatattttatatataaaatatgtaagtGTTAATATCTTTACAATTTTACATATATCTtaacttgatttttttattgatataaaaGTACTATATACTAGTatttaaatgtgaatattttatttacatattgtatgattatttttattgaacaaaatctttatcaattatttatatctgattttaattaattatttatgaggCTTTAGTGATTTTAATACTATTATTCTATTATGAACTTTATATAGTAAAGGGAATTGTAAATAGAATCAAATATTAGATTagtatttgattgaaaaaatggattaaatgaaaaaaaaaaagacaaatcaaTGTATATTGAATTACGTAGAAATTGTCAGTTTTCTATAGGTACTAAATTAAGCTATATTGAATTGTAAgaaagtaatttaattatttaaaatgtatatttgttacacatttaaaaaaatgagaaaatttcATTACCTTGTTTTAtccatttataattatatttaactaatagaatttagtttttttttccatttttattttgaaaatacttgttattatttttaccGTTTATTTCTATAACTTTTTAATACAACCATAGTTAAATTAAAGAGAAATATAAACATGGAAagctcttttttttctaaagtaaaCAATAGTTcaccattaaaaaaatatattagttcttggtaaccctttttttttgttgcccCATTCATTACGATGAAAATAATAGACTTTATTTACCTTATAGTCTTCTTAGTCaacttaatataaaatcaacactttcaaaataaaagatagtTCAAAGTTGAATAAGAAATATTCTTTTGTATTTTgcacttttttcttcttctgtcaAGTAAGtattctattaaaatatatataaataatacaaacactAGTACTTGTtcatcagaaaaaaaataaaatatatcaacttACAAGTTGtactttatcataaaaaaaatggggATGATGCTGTAtcagaaatgaaaagaaaaagcaaacatgtgataaaaatattaaactgatgaataaaagtcaaatatatgattaatttttaaaagaagaaaacttaATATATGATTAATGTTAATTAGTAGTGATTTCTATACTTTGGAAACATGATATAATCATAAAACCATGAATTGatccttaattatttatttgctaAAATGTAttgtgattttaaaaatttatatacaaagtaaaaaaattctAAGTCCCTTAAAAAGCATCTTGGAAGGTCAAAAATGGCAGCTACTGAATACACAAACATCATCAGTCAAATCAACTCtacaaaatgacaaaaaatagaAACTCCCAAGAAATTGAACTGCCGTGCCAGCTTAAACTGTGttcaattacattatttttagaaaaattattttttttgacaattttttttacaggcttaaaaaaatatttataaataaaattaaaatagattaattttattaattttttttacctaaatagataatttatcaaaatttgtaaaaaaaaataaaaattcattaacccatgttttccttatttttaaCGTGCTCAATCAATATCTCATACAGTTGTTGTTAACCTCTTACTCAGAGCATGTGGACCTTTATTCCTATGATGTTACAGCTGGCAGAACTGACCTTTTAGACAGTTCACAAACTTAACAACCATAATTGTGTCCAATAATATCTTAATATTGGATAaaaagtatgttttttttttttttataaaaatgaccgacaaatgaaattattaacTTTACAATATTTGTGTtagaaatttaacattttaataaaaccagtataaataaaattattaaataataattagtttttgagaaaaaatcaaactatattaattaagttagatattattttataaaaaatggatatttaaaataatttttattataaataaataataattattagtttgTGAATTTAAgtctaaattgattttaattttagttattaagattttaactattaaaaatcagtgtttaaattaatctttagtttaaaattgaaaactaattcaaaataattaataatagataGTTTAAACATagttagaaattaatttaaaatttaattttcaaattaattattagttttatttacaataaatattatttttaatactaataatttttagtttataaaataatattcgttttaattattttaatttttaaaattgtatgatATCTAATAGTTtttctgtaaaaaaaaataagaattttggtGATAAAAGTGAAGTAGTATTTTACActcacaaattaaaaaagatcatccaacaattaatatattaattgtcTACTTCTCAAGATGTAAAAATATCTAAAGTAGgtgaaaacaaatttgaaagaGTCCTAATATGTGTCACATCACAACAAATTCATAGAAAATGTTCACATCCACtattgttgtaatttttttcatataattataaaaatctatttattttaagtaacaCATCACCCATTAAAAAATTCACACCATGGTTTaagtgcaaaaaaaaaaaaaaaattcttttgttATATCTGACTCTATAAATATCACATTAATTCCATGCACATTCATTAACCACAACACCGAAAACACAGAAAACAGAACAACACCAGAATCTcttgaacaaaaaaaacatgacaGGGATGGGTGAACTATGGTCTCAACTAGGTTCACTCATGGCTAGCATCATGTTCGTGTATGCCATGTACGAGCAATTCTTCCCGCACCATCTTCGAGTCTACGccaaaaaatacacaaaaagaTTCACAGGGTTGATGTACCCTTACATCCAAATCAACTTCCCTGAGTGTTCAGGCGAAAGGTTGAAGAGAAGTGAAGCATACACCGCCATAAGAACCTACCTCAGTGCAAACTCGTCTCAGAAAGCTCAGAGGCTCAAAGCCGAAGTGGATCAGGGTAGGCAAGACTCGGTGGTGCTTTCCATGGACGACAATGAAGAGATCACAGATGAGTTCCACGGTGTCAAACTGTGGTGGAGTGCAAACTACACACTCCCAAGAACACAGTCATTCTCATTCTACCCTTCTTCAGAAGAGAAGAGGTTCCTAACGTTAACGTTCCACCGGCGCCACCGTGACCTCATCACCACCTCTTACATCCAACATGTGTTGAAGAGAGGAAGAGCCATTGCCGTCGACAATCGGAAGCTCAAGTTGTACACCAACAACCCCAGCAACGATTGGTATCGATgtcattttatatcttttgaaagTCTGACATAAGACTAATTTCAAGTATATAAGTAGATGCAAACATTTGAATTATTTCTTACAGGTATGGTTGGAAACGAACGAAGTGGAGTCATGTGAATTTTGAGCATCCTTCGAGGTTTGAGACTCTGGCAATGGATccgaagaagaaggaggagatACTGAGCGACCTTGAGAGGTTCAAGAATGGGGAAAAGTACTATGCTAAAGTGGGGAAGGCTTGGAAGAGAGGGTACTTACTGCATGGACCTCCAGGAACTGGGAAATCAAGCATGATAGCTGCTATGGCGAATTACATGAACTATGATGTGTATGATCTTGAACTCACAGCGGTGAAGGAGAACACGGAGTTAAGGAAGCTGTTGATTGAGACATCAAGCAAGTCCATTATAGTGATTGAGGACATTGATTGTTCTCTTGATCTCACTGggcagaggaagaagaagaagaaggagaaagaggagGATGATGAGggggagaagaagaagaatccTGTGAAGAAAGCtgaggaagaagagaagaaggaaagTAAGGTGACTCTGTCGGGGTTGTTGAATTTCATTGATGGGATTTG is a window of Vigna unguiculata cultivar IT97K-499-35 chromosome 4, ASM411807v1, whole genome shotgun sequence DNA encoding:
- the LOC114181484 gene encoding thaumatin-like protein, with the translated sequence MQLPKFNVALFFFLICSSIYCGNAEAHQVALHVHNKCPFPIWPATAPNSGQPVIADGGFYLAPGQTERVIAPWTWNGRIWARTGCDFGSNWKPACKTGDCDGRLACNGLIGTPPATLVEVSFQGGKPNFYDVSLVDGYNIPVSVTPKITNPKCLIQGCLKDLRALCPPELEVLNSKGEVVGCKSACLAFDDDRFCCRNAYGTPGKCKPSVYSKIFKDACPNYFSYAFDSPTPLVSCASSEYVITFCPYAWGGAGEHKSE
- the LOC114182312 gene encoding AAA-ATPase ASD, mitochondrial-like, which gives rise to MTGMGELWSQLGSLMASIMFVYAMYEQFFPHHLRVYAKKYTKRFTGLMYPYIQINFPECSGERLKRSEAYTAIRTYLSANSSQKAQRLKAEVDQGRQDSVVLSMDDNEEITDEFHGVKLWWSANYTLPRTQSFSFYPSSEEKRFLTLTFHRRHRDLITTSYIQHVLKRGRAIAVDNRKLKLYTNNPSNDWYGWKRTKWSHVNFEHPSRFETLAMDPKKKEEILSDLERFKNGEKYYAKVGKAWKRGYLLHGPPGTGKSSMIAAMANYMNYDVYDLELTAVKENTELRKLLIETSSKSIIVIEDIDCSLDLTGQRKKKKKEKEEDDEGEKKKNPVKKAEEEEKKESKVTLSGLLNFIDGIWSACGGERIIIFTTNFVEKLDPALIRRGRMDKHIEMSYCGYEAFKVLAKNYLEVDSHTLFPTIEKLMGETNISPADVAENLMPKSVNEDPEICLKSLIESLEEAKKKAEEEAERKAKEDEEARLKEENGKKELEKGEATGKSGEEVKENGSVH